A single Candidatus Kaelpia imicola DNA region contains:
- a CDS encoding HPr family phosphocarrier protein: protein MRIIRKLKVASEQGLHARPAAVFVETANKFMSKVIVTKGDLVVDGKSILNILTLGVECKDEIIIEVEGEDAEEAIESLKRVILKEDV, encoded by the coding sequence ATGAGAATTATAAGAAAATTAAAAGTGGCTTCCGAACAAGGTTTACATGCAAGGCCTGCCGCGGTGTTTGTTGAGACGGCGAATAAATTTATGTCAAAGGTTATAGTTACAAAGGGCGATTTAGTCGTAGATGGGAAATCCATTTTAAATATTTTAACTCTGGGTGTAGAATGTAAAGATGAGATTATTATTGAAGTCGAAGGTGAAGATGCAGAAGAGGCTATAGAGTCGTTGAAGAGAGTAATATTAAAAGAAGATGTTTAA
- the ptsP gene encoding phosphoenolpyruvate--protein phosphotransferase, which translates to MFNKEIILKGVPVSPGIGIAKAYVISNDILQVERRSIKEADLSEEIKNLENALLKTKKEIVKIQDSMAREMGSKYANIFDVQLMLLEDRVLLEEIIERLRKELCGIEYVFFDVLKKYKKALAKLDDPYLKERVQDISDFGKRVLKNLIGKDVSTVREFKEKTILIAHDLSPSDTAVLNREFVLGLVTESGGPTTHTAIMAKSFEIPAIVGAENATFKIEMGDLVIIDGSSGELIVNPSHATLKLYQEKKNEVEAKLARIMEFKDNESKTKDGVVIKIMANIELPFEVKSVQDHGADGIGLYRTEYLYLNRTDLPTEDEQYQAYKMVALQMAPDTVIIRTLDLGGDKFISPLDISYELNPFLGWRAIRFCLARPIIFKTQLRAMLRASVHGDLQIMFPMISGIEEVDEARKIIAEVMQDLDREEIPYNKDLKIGAMLETPSAAMVCDHLKNRVDFFSIGTNDLIQYSIAVDRINEKISYLYDPAHPGVLRLIDRIIKDSREHRVPVGMCGEMAGVNYFFLLLLGLGLRKFSVSPLIIPELKLIVSVVEITRAEKIAAEVMQMDSAKAIKDLLKIELKTLLGKDYGELVGI; encoded by the coding sequence ATGTTTAATAAAGAGATAATACTTAAAGGAGTTCCAGTATCACCGGGTATAGGCATAGCCAAGGCTTATGTTATATCGAATGATATACTTCAGGTAGAGCGCAGGAGTATTAAAGAGGCTGATTTAAGCGAAGAGATAAAGAACTTAGAAAACGCTCTTCTTAAGACCAAGAAAGAGATAGTCAAGATACAGGATAGTATGGCCCGGGAGATGGGTTCTAAATATGCCAATATATTTGATGTTCAGCTTATGCTTTTGGAAGATAGAGTTCTGCTGGAGGAGATTATAGAGAGGCTGAGAAAGGAGCTTTGTGGTATCGAGTATGTGTTTTTTGATGTACTTAAAAAATATAAGAAGGCTCTTGCCAAGCTTGACGATCCCTACCTTAAAGAGAGAGTTCAGGATATCAGTGATTTTGGCAAGAGGGTTTTGAAAAACCTAATAGGCAAAGATGTATCGACCGTTAGAGAGTTTAAAGAAAAGACTATATTGATTGCTCATGATCTCTCTCCTTCAGATACAGCTGTTTTAAATAGAGAGTTTGTCTTAGGTCTTGTTACAGAGAGCGGAGGGCCGACTACCCATACTGCAATTATGGCTAAATCGTTCGAAATACCGGCTATTGTAGGAGCAGAGAATGCTACCTTTAAGATAGAGATGGGCGACCTTGTTATCATAGACGGCAGCAGCGGAGAGCTGATAGTCAACCCTTCCCATGCTACTTTGAAGTTATATCAAGAGAAGAAAAATGAGGTAGAGGCTAAATTGGCCCGCATCATGGAGTTTAAAGATAATGAGAGTAAGACCAAAGATGGCGTGGTTATTAAGATAATGGCCAACATAGAATTGCCATTTGAGGTTAAGTCGGTTCAGGATCATGGAGCGGACGGCATCGGGCTTTACAGGACAGAGTATCTCTATTTGAATCGTACAGATCTTCCCACTGAAGATGAGCAGTATCAGGCCTATAAGATGGTTGCTCTTCAGATGGCTCCAGATACAGTTATTATAAGGACGTTAGATCTTGGAGGGGATAAGTTTATATCTCCATTGGATATATCTTATGAGCTGAATCCTTTTCTTGGTTGGCGGGCGATAAGGTTCTGTCTGGCTAGGCCTATCATATTTAAGACTCAGCTCAGGGCTATGTTGAGAGCCTCGGTTCATGGCGATCTTCAGATAATGTTTCCTATGATATCAGGGATTGAAGAGGTGGACGAAGCCAGAAAGATTATAGCTGAGGTTATGCAGGATTTAGATAGAGAAGAGATCCCCTACAATAAGGATCTAAAGATAGGGGCTATGCTTGAGACGCCTTCGGCAGCCATGGTCTGTGACCATCTTAAAAACAGGGTCGATTTCTTCAGTATCGGTACTAACGATCTTATACAGTACTCTATTGCAGTCGACCGTATAAATGAGAAGATTTCCTATCTCTATGACCCTGCTCATCCCGGAGTCTTAAGGCTAATAGACCGGATCATAAAAGATAGCAGAGAGCATCGGGTTCCTGTTGGTATGTGCGGAGAGATGGCGGGGGTTAACTACTTCTTTCTCCTTCTTCTGGGGCTGGGATTACGTAAATTCAGTGTCAGCCCTTTAATAATACCTGAGCTTAAGCTCATTGTCTCTGTTGTTGAAATAACCCGGGCAGAGAAGATTGCAGCGGAGGTAATGCAGATGGACTCTGCTAAAGCGATAAAAGATTTACTGAAAATAGAATTAAAAACATTGCTGGGTAAAGATTACGGAGAGTTAGTAGGAATCTGA
- a CDS encoding nucleotidyltransferase family protein, with protein MEAVILAAGVGKRLYPLTKKIPKALFPIDGSPVIEYILKKLRSLDLKRINIVTNDKYYSNLINWVENYHASVPIVIKSDGTRNQRDKLGAVGDLKFILKSEKIKDDILLLVSDMVFSFKLEGFLSSVKKRKDQNWLLLYRLKDREQASNYGILSLDKDNKVIRFQEKPKVPFSSLIAFGIYYLPRSKLSMVNEFYEREGSMDVLGGYFRYLAERDSLYGFVQRSGSWADIGGSIECYRKAIEVVSERRNF; from the coding sequence ATGGAAGCAGTGATTTTAGCAGCAGGGGTTGGTAAGAGGCTCTATCCTCTAACGAAGAAGATACCCAAGGCGCTCTTTCCGATAGATGGCTCACCAGTCATAGAGTATATCTTAAAGAAGCTAAGGTCTTTAGATTTAAAAAGAATAAACATAGTAACCAATGATAAGTATTATAGTAATCTTATAAATTGGGTCGAAAATTACCATGCTTCGGTTCCGATAGTCATAAAATCAGATGGAACCAGAAACCAAAGGGATAAGCTTGGTGCGGTTGGAGACCTCAAATTTATACTGAAAAGTGAAAAGATAAAAGATGATATTTTGCTTCTGGTCTCCGATATGGTATTCTCTTTTAAACTGGAAGGCTTTCTCTCCTCTGTTAAGAAGAGAAAAGATCAGAATTGGCTGCTTCTCTACAGGCTTAAAGATAGAGAACAGGCATCTAACTATGGCATACTCTCTTTAGATAAAGATAATAAGGTTATAAGATTTCAAGAAAAACCTAAAGTTCCTTTTAGCTCGCTGATAGCATTTGGAATCTACTATCTGCCTAGGAGTAAATTAAGTATGGTCAATGAGTTTTATGAGAGAGAGGGTTCTATGGATGTTCTGGGAGGATATTTTCGTTACTTAGCTGAGAGAGATTCTCTCTACGGTTTTGTTCAGAGAAGCGGGAGCTGGGCTGATATCGGCGGAAGTATAGAATGTTACAGGAAAGCAATAGAGGTTGTTAGCGAAAGGAGAAATTTCTAA